A segment of the Candidatus Pelagisphaera phototrophica genome:
GGCGTTAAGTCTTGAAGGGTATCCAAAGTGACGTTACCGCTAATCTCGGTGACGGACTGATCGCCAATCAGCTCTTTCGCTTTCCTCAGGTCTGGTACAGAGAAATTATCCAACAGAATGATATCTACCTCTGCTTTGAGAGCTGCGGAAATCTGTTCGAGACGATCCACCTCCATTTCGACAAGCACACCCGGATTCGTCCGTCGAGATTGGGCCACCGCTTTAGCCGTTGCTCCCATGAGATCGTCACCGAATGCCGCTAGATGATTGTCCTTGAGCATGACCCGATCGAAGAGTCCCATACGATGGTTCCAGCCGCCGCCGCAGGCCACGGCGTATTTTTCCAGATAGCGGTATCCCGGTGTCGTCTTGCGGGTGTCGAGAATCCGAGTGCGAGAACCGCTAAGGGCATCGACGTAGGTTCGCGTGTTTGTTGCGATCCCGCTAAGGTGTTGAAGAAAATTGAGAAGCGTCCTCTCCGCGGTGAGGGCGGAGCGAGTGGGACCGCGAAGAGTGGCGATCGGATCCCCAGCAGCTAGGGTGGCGCCATCGTCGGCCAGGGCTGTGAGAGACAATTGAGGACTGAAAGCAGCTGTTAGCTGGGCGAGCTCGATACCACAGAGAGTCAGGGGCTGCCGGGCATGAAATGTGGCGGTGACTTCGTGGTCTTCTGGTACCAGGCAACTCGAAAGGTCCCCGGTAATCTTTGGCTTGTCGATGAGGCCGGAACAGAGTGTGTCCTCCTCGATGGCGAGAGCAATGAGTTCCTTAATGGGTTTTAGATCGAGCGCGTCCCAGCGTATTTGCTGGCAACACGATCGGAGGATCTCTTTTGTATTTCTAGTCACTGGATCAGGGTTATCTGATTCGAATGCCCTAACATAAAGTATAAAATCGCTCGGGAGCGAGCATCCTTCTCTTGAACCATGACAGCTGATGATTTTAAAGCCAGTGTGGAGACCGCGGATCGGCCGGATTCCGAACTAAATGACGTCCTAAAGGCGCTTTGGTACGATGCCAAAGGGGATTGGGAGAAAGCGCATGTGCTTTGCCAGAGCGCTGGCAATGGGGATGGCGATTGGGTGCACGCCTATTTGCATCGAGTGGAAGGAGACCTGCCCAATGCATCGTATTGGTACAGTCGGGCCAGCCAGTCTCGTTTCGAGGGGTCACTGTCGGAAGAATGGGAATCGATTGTGGCAGCGTTGTTGAATCGGTAGTCTTGGTTTACAGCTTACCTATCAAAATGAAGACCAGCGACTAAATTCTAACGGTAACCGAAAAGGCCTCGGTTTTTCCAGGACTGACCGTGTGAAGACCAATCTTGGTTTCCGGGCTGTTAGGCGGCCCCATCCAGGGCTCGATACAGTAGAAGCGAGCGGTGTCGGATTGAGTCCAGGTCACGACGGCGTACTCAGGATCCGGTTTCTCATCCGTGCCGATTTCGATTTCGATCTTGGAATGATCGTCCAGACATTTGCAAAGGATCTTCGGGCTGGTTAGACCGTAATGAATGCGGTCGACGAGTTCTGGATTGGCTAGAGATTCGACCTGCTTATTGCCCGTGACGGGGAAGAGGCTTCCGTCCGCCGCATGCCGACAGGCTTTGCCGGCAGGAATTTCGATCTGGTAGCTCTTGCGGGAAGCACCATCGGTCCAGGGTAGATTGAAGTAGAAATGATGCCCGGCAGACCAGGGGATGGGGATCTTGTCATTATTGCGCAGTCGAAGCTCAACGGTTAACGCCTTCTCTTCGAAGCGGTAGACAACTTCGAAATCGTAGTCGTAGGGATACACGTCCAACGCATTTTGATCGGGCAGAAAATGAGCGGCGAATCCCGTCTCGTCTATTCGGGTGAGTTCAAATTGGCCTTGCCGTGCAATTCCATGCATCGGCATCGGTCGCTTGGTTCCCTCTGAGTCTTCCCAGAAGTTGATCTCGCCCTGGTGGAAGGTGCGGGCGGAGAAGGGAAACAAGATCGGGTTTCCCCCACGAGCTTTCACTACTTCACGCTCATCTGAGAGTTCCGGCCAAGTGATGATATCACGGAAGGTACCATCCGGATAGGTGATGTTCCAATTCATGAGACGTGCCCCCGCCTCGGGCCAGGTTAAGAAGGTCGATGCCCCCACCTGCCACCTTCGAATGCTTGATCCTAAGTAGTCGATTTCCTCCATTTGCGAAGCGTGTTTAAAAACCGATTCGGCCAGGAATGCGAAACGAAATTGTCGTTTCGGTCATATATTTGGATCAGCCGATGGGAAATCTGGAATTTGTTGCAACCAATATCAGTCATGCAAGCGTTTGGATCGTTGTACTCTTAACCGCCTATCCTTGCTTTTTGATAATGAGTCAGACAAAATTGCCTACACTCCTGAAATGAAGTTCCGTTATGCATTCATATCTATATCAGCGATCTATTTTGCTAGCTTCGGCTTGCTTGCCCAAACGGAAGATTCGTCCTTAGCGGAAGAATCTTCACAGCCCGAGACGGTAACGGAAAATCCCTCCGAAAGGCTGGTTCAGAGCGATCCAGCTCTAGCTGTCCCCATTAATCCAGAGAAGACGCTTTCCGTTTATGTAATTCCGGTCAGAGACGCGATCGGTCAACCCACGCTTTTTGCCATTCGGTCTGGAATCAAAGATGCCATTGAAAAAAATGCGTCTCTGGTGATTTTGGAAATGGATACTCCAGGTGGGGAGCTGGGTGCGACGCTGGATATCATGAAAACGATCGACCGTTTTGAGGGGGGAACGGCTACTTTCATAAATGAGGAGGCGATTTCGGCAGGCGCGATCATCGCCTCGGTAACTCGGGACATTTACTTTACCCCAAGAGCGACGATGGGGAGCTCGGAAGTAGTGACGGGTTCGGGTCAGGACGTGGACGACTCGATGAAGCGAAAAATTAATGCCTTTCTAACCTCGAAAGTGGACGCTTATATCGGCGAGTATCGTTACCGTAGCCAAGTTCTGGAGGCGATGATTGATCCCGATGTGGAGCTGGTCATCGATGGGGAGACCCTTTCGAAGGAAGGCAAGCTTTTGAATTTGAATGCTCGTAGAGCCCATGAAAATTATGGAGACCCGCCACGGCCTCTCCTCGGCGCTGGAATTCATGATGATCTAGACTCCCTCATCGAATCGATTGCGGATGGAAGAGAGATCGTCAGGCACGATTTTGTAACGACCTGGTCCTTAAGCTTTGCGGCTCATTTGATGACTCTAAGCCCAGTGCTTTTAGGTTTGGGAATATTGGCCCTGCTTGTGGAATTCAAAACACCGGGATTTGGAGTTTTCGGGGTCGCAGGGATCGCGTTGA
Coding sequences within it:
- the nadC gene encoding carboxylating nicotinate-nucleotide diphosphorylase, whose protein sequence is MTRNTKEILRSCCQQIRWDALDLKPIKELIALAIEEDTLCSGLIDKPKITGDLSSCLVPEDHEVTATFHARQPLTLCGIELAQLTAAFSPQLSLTALADDGATLAAGDPIATLRGPTRSALTAERTLLNFLQHLSGIATNTRTYVDALSGSRTRILDTRKTTPGYRYLEKYAVACGGGWNHRMGLFDRVMLKDNHLAAFGDDLMGATAKAVAQSRRTNPGVLVEMEVDRLEQISAALKAEVDIILLDNFSVPDLRKAKELIGDQSVTEISGNVTLDTLQDLTPLGCDFISTGALVHKSVWVDIGLDWNE
- a CDS encoding NfeD family protein, with amino-acid sequence MKFRYAFISISAIYFASFGLLAQTEDSSLAEESSQPETVTENPSERLVQSDPALAVPINPEKTLSVYVIPVRDAIGQPTLFAIRSGIKDAIEKNASLVILEMDTPGGELGATLDIMKTIDRFEGGTATFINEEAISAGAIIASVTRDIYFTPRATMGSSEVVTGSGQDVDDSMKRKINAFLTSKVDAYIGEYRYRSQVLEAMIDPDVELVIDGETLSKEGKLLNLNARRAHENYGDPPRPLLGAGIHDDLDSLIESIADGREIVRHDFVTTWSLSFAAHLMTLSPVLLGLGILALLVEFKTPGFGVFGVAGIALIALVNFGHNVAGLSGYEGLIIFVIGALLVFIELVFFPGVVFLALPGIIMMLGGIVWSMADMWPQETPDFDITFDLFLTPIYNLFGGILIAVVLFMALARFLPKSVFWDRMILAGSVEGASQGLGSIKSERPVAGAEGIAVSDLFPTGEIEIGGQRFEARVEVGSVSKGSRIRILRSDVFGYFIEEVKA